Below is a window of Nicotiana tabacum cultivar K326 chromosome 19, ASM71507v2, whole genome shotgun sequence DNA.
agaaaataaaataaaataaatactgcaTAGACAGCACATGTAATTGTAATcaaatgttcaatacttcaatgtGAAAACTAAATAGTAGCATcaattaaagcacaaaatgagcatcttattcttctacaagattgtcAAATTATTGTATTCCATTATCATTATTATATTGCTCGTCAACTTCTTCGCCATTAAAAAAACAACTACATAGCACATAACAAAGACAATAAGAACTAACAATAAAGGATATAAAAATTAgaggtaaaataaaaaaaactgggcagagaaaaaaaaaactggaCAGTAAACTGGGCAATTTTTTCTTTCACTGTTTAAAAATTGGCATCGATTCTGAGAAAGAACcgaaggtaaaaaaaaaatttcgcTGCTTTTTGGACGTTTaaacagtgaaagaaaaagaaaaagaagaaggagaagaaaaatcAGAACATACCTGTTGTTTGAACTTGAAGTTGATGCTTTCAGTCGATGAAGAAGAAGTCGACTAGTGTCTTTAAAACCCTAGTCTCATTGCATTTGTTAGTTTAATGAAAGACCAGACCTCGTTTTTAATAAAATAGGGCTGAGTCTGTTTTAAAACACAGAAGCGGTCGCTTTTTCGCATCGCATCGCTTTCCCGCTTCTCGCTTTTTAGTGGGAAGCGGTCGCTTTTCTACACCTGAGTCGCTTCAACAGGGTAAAGCGTGCAGCTTCTCGCttcgcttcgcttctcgcttaaaGCGAGGAAGCGGGCGCTTTTTTAAATACTGCCccggggtagagaggttgtttccgatagaccctcggctccctccctccaagaactctccaccttgctcttggggtgactcgaactcacaatctcttggttggaagtggagggtgcttaccatcagagcaactcACACCAAAGACGAAATAAGACGAATGTAAATGGTCTTCTATAGACTAATTTGTGTATCAGAAAGGCTGCCTCCAACACCAAAGACATGAGCAACAATTTTAAGGGCTGCAAGGATCTGAATTATTGAACCAGCCTTATTAGTACTATGGTTGGTGCTCAATAGAAAACACTTGACATTTTCACTGGTAGACCAACCACATCCTTGCAGGATTAGGAGCTACATTTTAGATGCTTCAAGGTATCATCTAGTACCCTTCACCAGCTTTATATTAGAATGATGAAATTACTGATCTATCAAAAATATCATCTATCATCCTCTCAGGCTCAAGCTAACATCTTAAGGTATTTCTGAGACTTACTATAACCAACCTTGCAAGTAATGATTAGATAGTATTGGAGTTGCATTCATCATAAAACATCGACAAATGAGTGCTTGCCCTGAAGTCGCAATCTAATAATCTTAGTTTTCAATCACTAACGTCTACCAGTTCTATGTTTATAGTAAAAACTGTATGACATCAGCATGCAATAGTGAAACAGGAGTCATAATTAAAGTGAGAATGTCCAATTTTCAACAACTCGAGCTTTCAAAGCATACAATACCAATAAATTGAATATGAGTTTGCCAACAAGTTTACAAAGATAAAAGCCTCAGAATCTTCACTTTCTGAATGCTAAGTCGTAAAACATAAGATATAGAAGCACACAGAAAATATCAAATAGTggaaaatcaaaaacaaatccTGTTAGAACAGTAATTTTGCTTTTaattacataaatataaataCTTACAGTACAAGACAACTGAACTCCGTGCTAACGGCAACCCTAAAGGTTTCAAAGTAGTGAAAATTATGATATCTTCTTAATCTTATTTCAGAATCATCACAGCTTATAAGATGACAGATGGTTGCTGTAATTCATATTAACTTCAGGAATCTCGGTGGGTAACCTCCACCAGGTCCCAGAGTCAGTAGCCCCAGCTCTTCTCCGATGCATAATCACAAATGCTATCAGAAGCAAGAAGACAGCAGCTAGCATAGGATATAAGCTACCATTTCCCTTCTTCCAACTCTTCAAGACAGAATGAGCACAAATCTCACCATCAAAACTACCCACAGAATTATTAATCTTCATGATCTCAACCCCATTCAGAATGGCATCTACAGCACGTGCCAGACTCATATTCGATGGCCCAACGCTCAATGTCAAAACACCAGAACAATCTCCATCAACAACAACATCAGCATAGAAAGGGGAAGCCAGCATCCCATTCGTAACTGACGTAAGATCCAAGTTTTTGTAGGCCAAATTGTCGTTCACATACACATTAAAAAATAGCATCCCACGCGCAATACTAGCTATATCACAGAAGAGCATCCTAACCAAGTACTCGTACCCTCCAATCACCAGAAATGTCCATGTCATATTCAACTCAGAGACTGAATCACCCGAACTCCTAATAACTCGAGCAGAATTATAAACATTATCAGGACCAACCTCTCTACTTGCCCCACCATCTTGATAGTTTATACGGCCACCAAAAGGAACCTTTGAAGACCCATCCTTAGACTTAAGATTCTCATCATCAGTAACCCAAGTTCTCCACAATGAATCATTAAAAGGGGTAACTTTCCAACCACCAACATTAACCCTATACAGTTTCAAACCCATTCTTCAATAGTCCATGAATTtgctcatttttatcaaaactgacATACTGAGCTACGTCAGCAATCAAATCTTTAGGAGCAGAAATAACCTCAATTGCAACAAACCCGAAATTCCTCACTATATAATAAGAACGAAACACTGATTACAACCTTGAGATATCAATTGCAACACTCAAACTACTATAACAGAAACTAAGTAACTAAGAATAGAGATAAGAATGGGGATGAGAAGCAGAACTCAGAGAAAGGGGATGAGGTACGGATTCAGAAGAGGAGATGAGAAGCACAGTCTTGAGCCGAAGCTTCAACATAATTCGTATATCCCTTTTGCAGCACCTAATTCTCCCTTTTAATAGCTCGACTGTTCTCCCTTTCCCTGGGTCCTATACAAAGTTTTCTAATATTTCAAACAAGCCCTTTACCTTAGTCTTTTGGCCAATCTCGTTCATAACAATACTCCCTTCCTCAATaagaaccttgtcctcaaggttcgGGTTAAGAACAATGTTAGTAACACAGTAACACTTGTTCCGCCAATTGTGTCTATACGAAGGTAGTTTCTGTGATAAGAAAAGATGTGATCTATCATCACTGTGTCAAGGTGACATGAGATGGTGGTCAACACAGCATTGACAACCTTTGGGAAAATGTCAGCACTAACCATAAGGCAACAAGCTAGCATCTTGCCATGGAGAGGGTCATACTTGACTTGAGTTTCCTCGACAATTCTATGCAAACCAGTAGCAAGAGCAATGGTGGACTCAATAAGCAGAATGATCTTGGGGTCCTTTAATAGAACTCGTTGTCCACAAAGGATCATAGCGCCTTCCATCATCATCAATAACATATTTGAAATCAAGAAATTATTGGGTTGTACAGCAGCCTGGCAGACATTTGACATATAACTACTCCCAAGAATAGGTGCATATATGAACCTTATTTTCCAGCAATCCAGACTCAATGAAGATGATTCAGTTGACGCATTCTTGCTAACCATTACACAACATAGTGTAGTAGGGGAAATAAGGTTGAAAAGGTCCAAAATCAATCCCAATTGCCTTTGACTACTGTCATTGTCAAGGATAACATCACCTCTAATTACATAATTAATAATTTCAGAAGTCATGTAATGAGCATCATTAATGCATACCAGCTTGATCTCCCCTACACAATATATATTCTTGGCTACTGTGAGAAACCTCGTTCCACCAAGTGAAAGTACACTAAAATGGGCGTCACAGCAAAACTGTAATAGCAACTCATTGAACGTGAATTCTGTTGGACCAAGTTCAAGCATGTCCCCAAGTATAGcaacttttgtactttggcagaTGATGTTTCTTAACAACGTAGTGTCACCCTTGGCCAAAAGCAATTCTCCAGAGGAATTAGCTGCATGAAGGAATAAGGCTATCTTAAGGGAACAAGGAAGAAAACTTTTATTTGTGTCATCATAAGAATAGCTGCCAGGTAAAGCAATGTCCATATGTGCTTGAGGCCTCACAGAAGTCCAATCAGCAATATAAAAATGAGTAAACTTAGGTAAAGTAGTAACTGACAGTGCGAGATTGCAAATTGTAGGAATGCGCAAACCATGGTTGTCCCGGATCCCACACTCTAGTCTTAGAGTTAGAATATGGAATGAAGCACAACCTGCTAGTACATTCCAGTAATAGGAAGACTGCCACATACTTTGTAGAATCTGTTAGAGCCAAAAACTCAAAACTTATTCCAGGATCCCATACACTAAGAGCCGGCGCAGTTGCTATAAAGAAATTAGCACCATGAACACATGAAAATTGACTCAAAATACGTTTATCATTGAATCCCCCAGCATAACTTCCG
It encodes the following:
- the LOC142173273 gene encoding putative receptor-like protein kinase At5g24010 isoform X2 — encoded protein: MGLKLYRVNVGGWKVTPFNDSLWRTWVTDDENLKSKDGSSKVPFGGRINYQDGGASREVGPDNVYNSARVIRSSGDSVSELNMTWTFLVIGGYEYLVRMLFCDIASIARGMLFFNVYVNDNLAYKNLDLTSVTNGMLASPFYADVVVDGDCSGVLTLSVGPSNMSLARAVDAILNGVEIMKINNSVGSFDGEICAHSVLKSWKKGNGSLYPMLAAVFLLLIAFVIMHRRRAGATDSGTWWRLPTEIPEVNMNYSNHLSSYKL
- the LOC142173273 gene encoding uncharacterized protein LOC142173273 isoform X1, which translates into the protein MWQSSYYWNVLAGCASFHILTLRLECGIRDNHGLRIPTICNLALSVTTLPKFTHFYIADWTSVRPQAHMDIALPGSYSYDDTNKSFLPCSLKIALFLHAANSSGELLLAKGDTTLLRNIICQSTKVAILGDMLELGPTEFTFNELLLQFCCDAHFSVLSLGGTRFLTVAKNIYCVGEIKLVCINDAHYMTSEIINYVIRGDVILDNDSSQRQLGLILDLFNLISPTTLCCVMVSKNASTESSSLSLDCWKIRFIYAPILGSSYMSNVCQAAVQPNNFLISNMLLMMMEGAMILCGQRVLLKDPKIILLIESTIALATGLHRIVEETQVKYDPLHGKMLACCLMVSADIFPKVVNAVLTTISCHLDTVMIDHIFSYHRNYLRIDTIGGTSVTVLLTLFLTRTLRTRFLLRKGVLL